The Drosophila subobscura isolate 14011-0131.10 chromosome A, UCBerk_Dsub_1.0, whole genome shotgun sequence genome includes the window agagagagagagagattgagctTTGAAGCCCACCTACACATAGACACACGCATACTGCTGcactcacatacacacacatagacagacAGGACAGGCAGACTTAATACGAAGGTGTAACGGTAACAGCAAAGGCCGGAGAGCGAAGAAAGATAGATAatgagtgagagtgagaggaagaggaagctACATAGGTAAATGTTTAagaattattaaatttatgcactcgtctgttgaatatttatatgtatgtatgtagttacCTACTATTAACTAAATATAAAGATCTACAATTCATGACTTGTGAATTAATACATACtatctgtatgtatatgtatatgaatgtgtgtgtgtaaagcaAGTTGGACAAAATGTCTAGAATATATGTAGGCTAATTCTAAGAACTCTCAAACGCATAGCTACTTAGAATATACACCACATaaatgcatacacacacatgtagagaccctacacacacacacacatgcataacATGCCTAATTGCGCGTCAATATTAATGTTGAGGTTATGTCGTAGATTTTCCAATATCCAAATCGCTGTTTCAACCCTAGCCACGTAAGCACTGTAACtaaccaaaaaacacacacacacactcaactcATTTATCTTATTCTCTCAATTGAATTCCATTCAACATAGACTCTGGATTTAACAGTAAGTTCcccaccctctctctccctctcttttatTCTTTGTACTTCTTTCCATAcaagcatacacacacacacacacacacatgtgcatcGCAAGTAAGTGTATTTGTGTGCCGTTGTTGTTAGAAAACAAACggaaaacccccaaaaaaatgtgAACATTTCTTGGAACAATTTTTTCCTTCGTGGCGATATTAGGAGATACATAATGTACGTACGATTAACTAAAATACAGTGTTAAGAAAATGATTGAAGCAACctacgtacataaatatgtatgcgtATGTGGATGCAACATATTCAGTAGAAAATTCAAATAGATCTAAGCCCAAAGAAAAATCGTAAAGAATAATATGCAGTAAAAATTAACTGATTGTATAATTAGCGATacagaaagcaacaaaaacacattaaatGGAAGCGGAACGATCAGAAAAAcacaaggaaaacaaaaatgataaTGAGAGATCGACCATCgatacgattacgattacgataaaaatgatacaaaaaaaagcggaTAATAAAAATGCCGGCTAAAACTATGCTTTGTGTTGGGTGTCTAGTGTGGTGTGCGGAATGGCATCATTTCTACCATTtgatgtatgtaaatttaaaGGTTTTCGGCTCTCTGGCTTCGCAGACATACAGCATCTGGATCTTGCAGTTGGCATCGTTGATCATTTCGCGAGTGGCGAACATATGGACACAGTTCTCGTTGCCCCCATAGTTGTCCGGCATTTGTTTGGGCCCATTCCAGGGGGCATAGGTCATGGGTCGGCCATTGGACAGCCAATAGAAGGCACCCTCAGTGCCCAGATCATTGCCCGATATCCAAAAGTAATCGTTGTTCTTAAACCCCTTGGCCTTCATATACTTAATCAGCGCTTCCATTTCCGCCTTGTCCTCAATGGAAGCCAAATGGGCGTTCATCAGGCGACAGGCACCGGCCGCCTGAAACCAATTCACCTTGTTCATCGTCTCGATGTAGTAATAGTTGTCCGCAATTCTCACAAACGGCGTCGTATCAATCTCCGAGGGTATGCCTACAAAAAGGGGATTCGATTGAGTGATCCCTCGGGGCATCCCTCGCATCCGCTTACCATTGTACACCTCGGTGCGGTAGTTGGTGAAGATGTTCACATCGGGCAGATAGGCCCAGGCCAGGCTCCAGCCGCccgccaggagcagcagcagcagcaccaccacaccaccaccacaggGGTTCCATTGAGAGCGACGCATCTTTAGCCTTCCACGTACGGGCCACGAATACTAGCTAATCATCGCTCTACGAGCTTTATAGGGGAGCACCAAGCCAactgttttggccaaaaaacagCTGAAAATACTTCGCGGGAAACAGACCGAACGGAGCGGAAGAGAACAGCAACGATCGATCGATTAGCCATTAGACGGTGCCATTACCatgtaaatattcaatttatttgtgcttaaattatgaaataataGATAAATAATTGATTGACAGGGTTGGTCGCATTCAGACCGTTCCTCTCAGATCGAATTCGGGCGCAGGCGGCAGTGGTGTCTGCTCCTTGTAGCCACCGGGCCACACAATGCCCTCGATCCAGGACACATAGCTGGAGACACGGGTATACACCGAGGGTGGACCGCTGGCACAGCCCTGGCCCAGCGATGTGATGCCCACCACATAGCCGAAGGGTCCGTTCTGCATGATCAGTGGGCCACCGGAGTCACCCTGGCACGTATCACGCTGGCGAGTGGCATCGCCTGCACACAGCTGCGTGGGCACCACGCCCAGCGAGAGTGTCTCGGCTGGATAGTGGATCTGGCACTGCTCGTTGCGCACATGCTGCAGGGGCGCCTTCAGCAgctgggaggaggagaggcCCGCAAAGCGCGTCTGGCCATAGCCAATGGCCATCAGCTCTGTGTCGGCCAGCTCATGCTGGTCCCACAAGCAAGTGGGACGCAGTGAAGGCGCCTGCAACTGGTCATTCAGCTGCAACTCCAGCAGGGCGATGTCATTGTACGCCGAGCTGGCATCGTACTCCGGATGTATGACAACGCGCTTAATGTTGAAATCCTCGCCCGTGGCCAGCGTGAGATTATCGCCACCCAAACGCACCTGACTGGGCTGAGCGCTGTTTATGGATGGATGAGGATTAGATTTCGTCGTGCATAATAATACCGCTCTTACCCGCCAAAGTCAATGCAATGAGCTGCCGTGAGCACAAATGTGGGTGCGATCAGGGCACCGCCGCAGCGATAGTAGATCCGCTCGTCGAAATTGGACCGCCAGCCAAGGGCCGCCATGAAGGGGTACTCCCGGTAGGCTGTCGGTTTTCCCCCCACCACCGACACCACGAACGTAATGTCGCGTTCGTTGAGCTGCTTCACATCGTTGTAGTCGTAGCACGCTGCCAGGGGGAAATCCAAAACCCAATATCCAAGGTTTAGTCATGATAAACCGCCTTGGAATGGCGATTAATTATCTCACTCACCCAGAACGCTGGGGCGCTTCTTGAATGGCGGCAGAGGGGGCAGTGTGGGTCGctcagttgttgttgttgtggttgtggtggtgtcGATCAGTGGCTGTTTATCCGGCTCACAGCAAATGTAGTGATCGAATTTAACAAAATAGCAAGTCTTGGGCGATTCTCGCTTGTCCAGCCAACGCTTCAGTGCCGGTGGGCAGTCCTGCATTAGCTTGCAGGTGCCGGCCAGTTGCTTGGCATCGTCCAGGAAGCAGTCGTCAAAGGACTCCTTGGGAAAGATGATGCCACGCTGCGACAGCGGACTGATGGCAGGTGTGGCCCCTACAACGAAAGTACATGGAAAATCCGGCTATCTCCGACAACAAATTTCTTTTCTCTATTACCTGCCGCAaatgggagcagcagcagcagcagcaacggcagcttTGTGGACTGGTTCATGTTGTGGTGGTGTCTCTACTCCTTTCGTGCTCGCAGCCAAACGCGTACTGCACTTtggggatcggatcggatcggttgGAGcgtctggcagcagcagcagcagcggaagcgaAACCTGCCGGGCAACTTCCTTCACTTACTCTCCAGGCACGCGCGCTCAATTGGCACCAGAAATAATAGCGCgtctttaattgaattgttgctACAATTCCTCCTGTATCTGTGTTATTATCGCCAAATGAGCTTGACTTTGTGACACACCATCTGGGGGTTTCGGTGTGACTTTTGGGCGATAATGAACGGTGGCAAAGCGCTGCGACCGGTTCTCATTGCTGGCGCATTGAACTTCAGACATATTTAAAACGGATTGCTTTGATTTCGGTTCTTATTTTGATCAAAAACCGGCTGCGTAAATCACTCAATGGACCCTGCACACGTCTCCCTTGCCGAGCTTCCCCCTTGCTAACGTTTGCTTTGAAAGGTCACACTAATAAGTGTCCAGTTTAAAAAAAGCGGCCTTTTTCACCATCGCAGTGCTACCTACTGATGGTCACACTTTCAAGCAGGGTCCAGAAAAGTGTTTgtaatcattttatttgtgcgaAAATTTTCTGCAAATACCCAGAAGTAACAGCAGTATCATCTGGTCTATCCACTCCTCtaaatttcaaatataaaaattgaagaaaatgAATTTACCCGGTATAATTTGAacataatttaataaacagATGTATTTAGGTATCTTTTTGAGGGTCAgactgtatattttatcgataagtctgcggtcacactgctggcATCTTTTTGCCACCACTTCCATGATATTTCCCTGCCATCCCCTGACGGGTCACACTAACCTACTATTTTGGCGGCCTTGCCAAAGCTGCGCcgtctgttttgttttcaatcGCAACTTTTTCTACGAATCGCACGCACGAGCGCTAGGTACGGGTACCAATTCGTTTCACCCCcccaaaatttgtttgccggCAAGTGGCGTAAGTGTACTGTGCACTGAGTACAACTAGAACTcgaatgtttattttttgttttgtgctgtgttgttttgtgtaaAAGTGTAAGTGACGCGCGCGCATTTTCGGAAACtgtaatttattaatataacgcatgtatacatacaactcacacacacacacacaacatagACATTTTACctgcataaatatatctaGACAATGTTATCTTTTAGTTTGTTGgtattcgttgttgttttgttgttgttgctctatTCAATAGAGTCTATTGCAAGTGAAcggtcccagcagcagcaattgctttGGTGATGCTGAATGGTAGTGAAGAGAGCCAGTGGTAGAGCGGGACGGCAGGATGCCATTGCTGGGTGGTGATCAGCTGAAGGTGAACCGGTTCGGTTTGGTGGCTACCGTTTCAAGTGCAACCCTATTGTCTCCTCTCTTTGCctcttctctttgttgttgtcctATCCGCTAAGCTTATGACGTCAGAGCGCCTCGCTCGTTAGATCGGCTGCCTGCcagagtgtggagtggggGGAGAGTGAGCGGTGACTCATCCCTCtctaccttttttttttggagcgGAACCTGACGTCAGCGTGCAATTTTAGAACACAATCAGCGAGGGTACAAACGACTATTTATTGTAGTTACAACCCCATCACAAGTTCCATTCCGAAAtcaccaaacaacaaacagaatgAAACGACTGTATCGGCGTTGTGGCTTATCATTTGATGATAATGGGAAATTCTTCCACCTGCTCCCCCCACTCTTAGCGCTCTTCACTTcgctccactcctctcccCTTCTTTGATAAGATAAGATATGaaattttttgcattttttgttgttgttttcgcacacacacattgtgcTCGTATTTCTCTTCGgctttttttctctgtgtcacaattctttttttttcttctagaaaaacaaaaccaacgcattaagaaataaacaaattaaataaacaataaaaataggCAAAAAAGTTTAAACCGGTTGCACACACAAGAAacatacacaacaaaaaaacacgtCACTTGCGGCCGCTCAACGTTCAACAGGTGAGTGTCCCCCCCATAGGGGGGAATTACGTATTTGCAAGTGGTAGAAGCCCTCTGCGTGTCTACATGGTGTACGAGAGGGTAAGGGCAACATGTCTCTGTTGTACTTtcaccaaaaatatttatctatttatAAGCACTCGATTCCACCTTCTACACCTTCACACTGCCAACAACTGATGACTCGAGCAGCAGTTGATACTCCGTATGGGCATTTCGTTCAACAAGTTCTTGGAAGCAAACGTAACACTTGTAGTTCCTGTTTGAAGCTATGAAATTTGGGCTGAAAATATGTGCGTCATTTGGGTACAGCTTTGGGGCTGATTGGGGCCACAAATTGATCATCATCGAACGGATGCGCTCAtgaaaatttgccaaaattTGAAAGATGTTTGCAGAGATGAGGAGTTGCATTGTACCCAGGATCGAGAAGCTGTAATGGTGTTCCAGACATGATCATATTTtgagttgctgcagctgtacAAATAATtagatatttaatatttatgccgCCTTCTGTGGCATTCACAAAATCTCTTTGGGCTGCCATAGTTGCAATcgattgttttcttttctccaAAATCCTATCCATGCACCCTGTAATTTTGAAGTGCCCTGGGTGGCTGCCACTTTGCATTACTTATGCGTGTATGCAAATTATTGCCTCTCACCTCAACCGAATGATCGGAttacttgccacatgccactcGGTGCTCGTATCGTAGACAAGTTTTCCAGGCCCCAGctgcatttgaatttgaatttcgaGAACTGAGACTGAGAGTGAGACGGAGAccgagactgagactgagacaaGGCTGTATGTACTGTATAACAACGATATTGACCTCCATTAAGCTGAGCCAAAAACGAGTACCCCTTTATGGCTGTCTCGCTCACGCTCCAtgcctttgccgctgccgctgcctctgtttGTGCTTCTGCCTCCCTTTGTTGTCCGCATTTgcagttttattattttaattctGTTGATAACTATTCTGTGTTGGGTTCTTTATTCTTTATGTGCGCTCCCCAAATGATCCAAGTCCATTTCCGTTTgccctcccctccctctcctccCGACAACCACCGGCAACGAGTATTTGTATTCCCAGCTGTACCctggaagaggaggagcataTTGGAGACTCTGCCATAAGCGAAAGGGAGAAGCAATGGGGAAACGAATCTCCCTAAATCCCCGAATCGTAGTAGCCTTTGATTTTGTCTTCCCTCTTCGATGCTTTCACACTCCGAACAAAGAAATCTTCGATCTCTCAGTCAACTGAGCGTCAGTGCTCTCTGTGAAACTCACAATCTATTTTCAATCGATAAGACTAGCAACGCGCAAAGTAAGATGGAATTCCGCTACTCCCGATACAATACAGTGTCTCGATTCTCGCGAGACTCTGTGGCGATTGTGCAGGTGGTGTACAGCATCAAGCGTCCAGCCACCATCGAAGATATCTTTGACGCGGTCGACCTACAGTATCAGGTCAGTAATTACCTAAAGGATATGTGCATATATCCTATCCATGGTTTGAACTCGCAGCCCCAGCTCGAAGATTTGAACTTTTGGAAAAATGTCGAGGAGAAGCTCGACATGGCCATAGACCGTGGATTCATTCGGGAGGATCACGGGTACTATGCCGTGGTGCATTCTCACCGCCAACAAGCCAATGATCAGTGACGTCTAGAGTGAGGGGTATCCAGCTGTTCGAACCCTTGCCAGCGTTCATTGTTGTGTTATTTCTGTGTGACCTGCATTTTGGTCAACGTTTTCGTGTTGCttatttcattgttttgtttttatgtgcGTTGCTCCAGCGCCAGGGgaaatttcaacaattttaacGACGCCAAAAACATTTGGCTAGCaaaattgtatacaaaaaCGAGCGCCGCACATCACGAAGAAGCAGCGAGAGGCCCATAGCAAacagcacacagatacagatacagctacagaagatacagatacagatacagccacaGAAGATACAGCTACATCTacagaaagagatagagagaaagagagaaagatagaggTCTAAAAATGATCTCATTCTCAGGGTGCCCACCCGAGTATGCAGAAATTGGCTGCTCTCCATAGCCACACGTTTTCGGTGTTCGATTCTCGATTTTCGGCTTCAGTTTTTTCGGTTTCCAGTTCTGAATTTAGGCACCAAAATTTCAACTTGCAACTCTTTAGGCGAAAAGCAATTAAAGTGGAATTTGTAGGCTTGGACTTTTAGCAGCGATTGAAAATTATTGTAACCAAAATGATCTTTGTTAAATGTAAAGCAAAATTTgtattcaaaaattaaatgaattatgtGAGTAGCCGTTGCATTTGTGTCTGCCTGGCGAAGGGAATGCCGAGCAAATTGAATAACTGATTAAAAGTAATACTTACGAAGTAGCTTTCCGCAGTGGATTGCCATGTCGTGAGTTTAATCCATTTGAAACTCAAGGAATATAGTTTTGTAATGGGAAATATGCTTCATTGAAATACAAACTAGAATTAAACACAGCTTGAAGTAAATGAATTTTACTCGAAGATCAAAACCGATCGGTTTGGTTCATTCAACTTCTGGAGCAGATGCTCGGCATCCGTAGCCCAAGTGCTGCCTATGGCTCGGGTTGCTCTCTATTGGCTGCCTGCACTTCAAAGTACTCGTTCTTCCATTCGTTTttcttgatttgatttgttcgcACTTTGCCTCTTTGGGGCAGTGGGGCACAGCTGTAAATTGATACAATGTCTGGGTGGAGGCTCAATGTGATAATCAAGTGACATTTGAGATGCACTTTCCACTGCACCATATCAGTGTGCAAAACAGAGTTTGGGTTTCAATCGGTTGAGTAGAATGAGTTCTCCACCAACAAAGCCCTCAAGGGGGTGGCTAGTTGCACCATCCCCCAGGGCTGGCCTGCCGCTCGGCCCATAATGTGGGTCACATTATAAACCCCACTCTTAATCAGGCTCTAATCGCCATCACAAACGAACGAAGGCAACGCACCACCACTGACACAGTGAGGGAAAAACAATAAGAGCAAAAGACCCATAGGGGGAaggggatgggaatgggagagggagagggagagctcgCATTTCTGAGCTGCATTCGGTGCTGTATTACGTGGCCATAAAACTGTCAAGAAACCGCCGCCCATATCGCAcagtcgctgccgccgctctAATTTATTAAGCGCCCAAGCACCACCCTTTGCAGCCCGAAGAACCCCGAGAACCCACCCACCCAGACGCTAATTCCAAGAAGTCCAAGAGCCAAGAAGACTTCTGCTCCAGCTGTTCGTATTCGGTTCAGTTGccagcacaaaaaagaaagggtATATTGGTTATACAGAATGCAAGacgaaaaaccaacaaagaaATCTTTACGAGAGATAATTGCTGGACACATTCCCATTGCTGGGGGAAACGAACCTCTGCAGTTGTGGATTTAGAACTCATTTTTTATCAACTGATTTTTGCAGAGTAtctgcccgtgtgtgtgtgtcttgtggcACGAGCAACCCTTGCGCCGTGCTGTTGCGTGATGTTGCGTGCGTCGCGTAGATAAAAGGGCCACAATGTTGCATGCCCTGCAATTGGACAtttgagtggagtggagtggagtggagtggaggggcaGACAGCCACCCACGCGCTGCAGCTGGTGTTATATTGATCCACAGAGCTAATTGATCAACCGATGCAATCGGCTGACTGCCAGATGACGCATGCCACAGCAGAACTTATTATTGCATCAGACATCAGCGACAATCCGTGCCCAGTCCACTTCCATTCTCCTACTCCTCGGCGACttaattttacacaatttgaacagagcaacaaaaaagtgtccCAAAGGTGTCTGACGAAAGAATCCACCACGATATAgagacacatatgtacatatttatatctaaattgtatttgtatggCTCGagagtataaatattttcccccGATTTGCGCAAGAATCTAGCCAAAGAGCTGAGGAAAATGCAGACATGGCGACGGCCCATTGCTTTGCTTGCTTCTATGATTAATGCCCCGGAGAACTCATTCAGATAAAACGATTTCAAAAtctaaatacataaaatactTATTCGTATAGAGCAAAGCTGGAGCTCTCTCTGCTTGAAGCTTAGATTGTACACTTTTTGAAGGTCCCCCAACTTGTTGGACGATCAAAATAATCACGGAATGCCGCAAACATGACGTCAGAGTCTGGGCTGGGATGTTGACGAAAGCATAATGACGTCACCGTTCGATTGAATTCCAGTTGACCCTTCGGATCTTCGACCCGAGTCCAGTTCACAGGTCTCAGGGTCTCAGGTTTGTTTTTGTCGGCCTccaattaaaacttttcaaatatgcaaattgtcttgcagttattttaatttattttcgcaGCCACAGTTCAAGGGAAAATCATTGCGAGTACTGATCCCCAGTGGATCGATAACGAAATGCATTTCTGCACACAGAATTCAGCAAAGGAAAATCACAATTGGTGCGAGAAATGTAATTGTGTAATTCCCCTGCCGTAGCTCTCGACAGATTGCACACTCTCATTCATATTTggatgacagacagacagacaagctcataaaatatatgcacGAATGTTCAGTTGAATTTTTGTACATCTTTCGGCCTGGTTGAtgttttgctgtcgctgtttaGGGTATATTTAGGCTCAGCATTCTGTGCCTAGCTATTCTATCTTAAATTTCCTGCATTTTGTTCGTAGTTATAATCATAAATTAAGAGTCAGCATGGGCAATGCCCAGGAGCCTCCCGCAAGTGTTTCCACAGtgttttataaacaaattgaaaactatATTCACTGCTCGACAATTCAGGCCATTGAATGTTCCAAGAACCCGAGATCCAAGGCCGGGCGGAAGAGCGCTGTGGATAATGGctaggctgctgctgctgctgctgctgtggagtGAGAAATAATCGTAATTTTGTTTGGAATAACCTTGACATCATAATGGAGCTGATTCGAGGCATTATGatgaaaatgtacacaaatgtTTGGGGCTATAAATGGACAGGCTAGGATCgcttccac containing:
- the LOC117903496 gene encoding serine protease persephone; amino-acid sequence: MNQSTKLPLLLLLLLPFAAGATPAISPLSQRGIIFPKESFDDCFLDDAKQLAGTCKLMQDCPPALKRWLDKRESPKTCYFVKFDHYICCEPDKQPLIDTTTTTTTTTERPTLPPLPPFKKRPSVLACYDYNDVKQLNERDITFVVSVVGGKPTAYREYPFMAALGWRSNFDERIYYRCGGALIAPTFVLTAAHCIDFGGAQPSQVRLGGDNLTLATGEDFNIKRVVIHPEYDASSAYNDIALLELQLNDQLQAPSLRPTCLWDQHELADTELMAIGYGQTRFAGLSSSQLLKAPLQHVRNEQCQIHYPAETLSLGVVPTQLCAGDATRQRDTCQGDSGGPLIMQNGPFGYVVGITSLGQGCASGPPSVYTRVSSYVSWIEGIVWPGGYKEQTPLPPAPEFDLRGTV
- the LOC117903497 gene encoding C-type lectin 37Da, whose protein sequence is MRRSQWNPCGGGVVVLLLLLLAGGWSLAWAYLPDVNIFTNYRTEVYNGIPSEIDTTPFVRIADNYYYIETMNKVNWFQAAGACRLMNAHLASIEDKAEMEALIKYMKAKGFKNNDYFWISGNDLGTEGAFYWLSNGRPMTYAPWNGPKQMPDNYGGNENCVHMFATREMINDANCKIQMLYVCEAREPKTFKFTYIKW
- the LOC117903498 gene encoding uncharacterized protein LOC117903498, with protein sequence MLSHSEQRNLRSLSQLSVSALCETHNLFSIDKTSNAQSKMEFRYSRYNTVSRFSRDSVAIVQVVYSIKRPATIEDIFDAVDLQYQPQLEDLNFWKNVEEKLDMAIDRGFIREDHGYYAVVHSHRQQANDQ